A stretch of Lactuca sativa cultivar Salinas chromosome 6, Lsat_Salinas_v11, whole genome shotgun sequence DNA encodes these proteins:
- the LOC111880470 gene encoding uncharacterized protein LOC111880470 isoform X1 — translation MESQSSIHIIKKLTMIVLPKIYTRNTRIDPSMLRTFRHYHFNTDQTHKIPNPFPSTQGIGRNIVAVFWDLDNKPPKSVSPFDAAIRLKKAAESLGIVRYKIAYANQRSFDYIPPKVKLHRKDRKTLNQLENKGITKPIDPYICRVCGRKFYTYEKLINHFKQIHEREHAKRVSQIESSKGSQRVKLVGKYSMKMEKYSNAARDILTPKVGYGLGDELKRAGYWVRTVSNKPQAADVALRDHMVDMMDRRQMECLVLVSDDSDFVEVLKEARLRCLKTVVVGDCKGGVLKRVSDACFSWEEIIMGKAKKEGVSVVGKWKDGDILKRLEWRYNHERERKLYDSDGSDLVGGEDDGGKVDESRAWWKLESDSDVASL, via the exons atggaatcacaaagtAGCATACATATAATAAAGAA GTTGACAATGATCGTTTTACCCAAAATCTATACTAGGAATACACGAATAGATCCTTCAATGTTAAGAACATTTAGACATTATCATTTCAACACAGATCAAACCCATAAAATCCCAAACCCGTTTCCTTCAACTCAAGGCATTGGTCGAAACATTGTAGCTGTTTTCTGGGACTTGGACAACAAGCCTCCAAAATCAGTATCCCCATTCGATGCTGCCATTAGGCTAAAAAAGGCAGCTGAATCATTAGGAATTGTTCGATACAAGATAGCTTATGCTAATCAAAGATCTTTCGATTACATCCCCCCTAAAGTTAAACTACATAGAAAAGATAGAAAAACATTAAATCAACTAGAAAACAAAGGCATTACAAAACCTATCGATCCATACATATGTCGTGTTTGTGGGAGAAAGTTTTACACTTACGAAAAACTTATAAACCATTTTAAACAAATCCACGAACGCGAACATGCAAAACGTGTGAGTCAAATCGAATCAAGTAAAGGAAGTCAAAGGGTCAAACTAGTGGGAAAGTATTCGATGAAAATGGAAAAGTATAGTAACGCTGCAAGAGATATTTTGACTCCAAAAGTTGGGTATGGATTGGGAGACGAGTTAAAGCGTGCCGGGTATTGGGTTAGAACTGTTTCGAATAAACCACAGGCTGCTGACGTGGCGTTGAGGGATCACATGGTGGATATGATGGATAGGAGACAGATGGAGTGTTTGGTGCTTGTGTCAGATGATTCAGACTTTGTGGAGGTtttgaaggaggcgagattgagATGTTTGAAAACGGTGGTTGTTGGTGATTGTAAAGGTGGGGTTCTTAAGAGGGTTTCTGATGCGTGTTTTTCGTGGGAGGAGATAATTATGGGAAAGGCAAAGAAGGAAGGGGTTTCGGTTGTGGGGAAGTGGAAAGATGGTGATATTTTGAAAAGGTTGGAGTGGAGATATAATCATGAAAGAGAGAGGAAATTGTATGATTCGGATGGGAGTGATTTAGTTGGTGGGGAAGATGATGGAGGTAAAGTGGATGAAAGTCGTGCTTGGTGGAAGCTTGAGTCGGATTCGGATGTTGCATCTTTGTGA
- the LOC128126719 gene encoding uncharacterized protein LOC128126719 — protein MPPRRNPRRINTVGTPPPTPPPPPPPPIDDVFQAAVTAAVTTAMAQMSNNESGGGINSSTNVQHKGRSGECTYKDFTNRKLISFNGDGGVMALSQWIEKTEAVFEICSCQEGSKVKFPACTFSERPLTWWNDHVKSLTPVVANSMSWENLKQMLMQEYCPRGEVQKLEQEFWGLTMVGSYITNYTNRFSDLAILCPGMVALESKKIERYIWGLSPQIQGGVLASKPVTFDCTKQLAQTLVDHGVCQDFMTTILEQPRGSNNNNNNNSNNNNNSNNNNNNKKFWNKRKGQSSQEPSKKQHIVAVHAATAPTVVPITPTLAKQYARNLPKCSKCNFHHNGNYREMQCNNFNRKGHTARFCKAPTRTVTQIPGVGVGQACYGCGEIGHYKRDCSKARNAGGVGRVLAIG, from the coding sequence ATGCCGCCAAGAAGGAATCCCCGACGCATCAATACTGTAGGAACACCACCACctactccaccaccaccaccacctccaccaataGACGATGTTTTTCAGGCTGCTGTAACAGCTGCCGTGACAACggcaatggcacaaatgagtaaCAACGAGTCAGGAGGAGGGATAAATAGCTCTACTAATGTCCAACACAAGGGTCGTTCGGGagaatgcacttacaaggacttcaccaacagaAAACTCATATCCTTTAACGGGGATGGGGGAGTaatggctctatcccaatggatagagaaaacagaagcagtattcgagatctgctcatgccaagaaGGGAGCAAGGTAAAATTTCCTGCATGTACTTTCTCTGAGCGacccctaacatggtggaatgaccatgttaagtcactaactccggtagtggctaactctatgAGTTGGGAGAACCTGAAACAAATGCTAATGCAAGAGTACTGTCCGAGAGGTGAGGTACAGAAACTCGAGCAGGAGTTTTGGGGCCTTACTATGGTAGGCTCGTACATCACAAACTATACCAATAGGTTCAGTGACTTAGCAATACTTTGCCCGGgaatggttgctctagagagcaagaaaatcgagaggtatatctgggggctatcaccccagattcaaggaggTGTATTGGCTTCCAAACCAGTTACTTTCGATTGCACCAAACAGTTGGCACAGACCCTCGTTGACCATGGAGTCTGCCAAGACTTCATGACAACCATTCTGGAGCAACCCAGGGGaagtaacaacaacaacaacaacaattccaacaacaacaacaattccaacaacaacaacaacaacaagaagtttTGGAATAAGAGGAAGGGTCAATCTTCGcaggaaccttccaagaaacaacatatagtggcagtccatgccgctactgcTCCCACTGTTGTTCCTATTACCCCTACACTAGCAAAGCAATATGCTAGAAACCTAccaaagtgcagcaaatgcaacttccatcacaacgGAAATTATCGGGAGATGCAGTGTAATAACttcaacaggaaagggcacactgctcgtttctgtaaggcaccgacaCGAACAGTCACCCAAATTCCTGGAGTCGGTGTGGGCCAggcgtgttatgggtgtggtGAGATCGGGCACTACAAGAGAGATTGCTCTAAGGCAAGGAATGCTGGCGGTGTAGGAAGAGTGTTGGCAATAGGGTAG
- the LOC111880470 gene encoding uncharacterized protein LOC111880470 isoform X2 yields MIVLPKIYTRNTRIDPSMLRTFRHYHFNTDQTHKIPNPFPSTQGIGRNIVAVFWDLDNKPPKSVSPFDAAIRLKKAAESLGIVRYKIAYANQRSFDYIPPKVKLHRKDRKTLNQLENKGITKPIDPYICRVCGRKFYTYEKLINHFKQIHEREHAKRVSQIESSKGSQRVKLVGKYSMKMEKYSNAARDILTPKVGYGLGDELKRAGYWVRTVSNKPQAADVALRDHMVDMMDRRQMECLVLVSDDSDFVEVLKEARLRCLKTVVVGDCKGGVLKRVSDACFSWEEIIMGKAKKEGVSVVGKWKDGDILKRLEWRYNHERERKLYDSDGSDLVGGEDDGGKVDESRAWWKLESDSDVASL; encoded by the coding sequence ATGATCGTTTTACCCAAAATCTATACTAGGAATACACGAATAGATCCTTCAATGTTAAGAACATTTAGACATTATCATTTCAACACAGATCAAACCCATAAAATCCCAAACCCGTTTCCTTCAACTCAAGGCATTGGTCGAAACATTGTAGCTGTTTTCTGGGACTTGGACAACAAGCCTCCAAAATCAGTATCCCCATTCGATGCTGCCATTAGGCTAAAAAAGGCAGCTGAATCATTAGGAATTGTTCGATACAAGATAGCTTATGCTAATCAAAGATCTTTCGATTACATCCCCCCTAAAGTTAAACTACATAGAAAAGATAGAAAAACATTAAATCAACTAGAAAACAAAGGCATTACAAAACCTATCGATCCATACATATGTCGTGTTTGTGGGAGAAAGTTTTACACTTACGAAAAACTTATAAACCATTTTAAACAAATCCACGAACGCGAACATGCAAAACGTGTGAGTCAAATCGAATCAAGTAAAGGAAGTCAAAGGGTCAAACTAGTGGGAAAGTATTCGATGAAAATGGAAAAGTATAGTAACGCTGCAAGAGATATTTTGACTCCAAAAGTTGGGTATGGATTGGGAGACGAGTTAAAGCGTGCCGGGTATTGGGTTAGAACTGTTTCGAATAAACCACAGGCTGCTGACGTGGCGTTGAGGGATCACATGGTGGATATGATGGATAGGAGACAGATGGAGTGTTTGGTGCTTGTGTCAGATGATTCAGACTTTGTGGAGGTtttgaaggaggcgagattgagATGTTTGAAAACGGTGGTTGTTGGTGATTGTAAAGGTGGGGTTCTTAAGAGGGTTTCTGATGCGTGTTTTTCGTGGGAGGAGATAATTATGGGAAAGGCAAAGAAGGAAGGGGTTTCGGTTGTGGGGAAGTGGAAAGATGGTGATATTTTGAAAAGGTTGGAGTGGAGATATAATCATGAAAGAGAGAGGAAATTGTATGATTCGGATGGGAGTGATTTAGTTGGTGGGGAAGATGATGGAGGTAAAGTGGATGAAAGTCGTGCTTGGTGGAAGCTTGAGTCGGATTCGGATGTTGCATCTTTGTGA